A window of the Chloroflexus sp. Y-396-1 genome harbors these coding sequences:
- a CDS encoding response regulator, with protein MARILLVDDVYTARSMFERVLRHVGRHEVLSVGSGAEALAKVREFAPDVIVLDISMADRDGLMVLRDLRAMGVTCPIIAHTARTEKTPGEFVAQGFDAYVPKTGNLTNLLSTVRDLVGR; from the coding sequence ATGGCCAGAATTCTCCTTGTCGATGATGTCTATACGGCCCGTTCGATGTTTGAACGTGTGCTCCGTCATGTCGGCCGACACGAGGTACTCTCGGTGGGGAGTGGCGCCGAGGCGCTGGCGAAGGTGCGGGAATTTGCCCCTGATGTCATCGTTCTCGATATTAGTATGGCCGACCGCGATGGTCTGATGGTATTACGTGATCTGCGAGCGATGGGGGTTACATGCCCGATCATCGCCCACACTGCCCGTACAGAGAAGACGCCGGGTGAGTTTGTGGCCCAGGGTTTTGATGCCTACGTGCCGAAGACGGGTAATCTCACCAATTTGCTCAGCACCGTGCGCGATCTGGTCGGGCGCTGA
- a CDS encoding ATP-binding protein, whose translation MVARSIHPSRTPVATPDEGLVADILPPMLVLLATLAGAAIGLLLLNRWDGNFWPYAIILLLMSFLVVSDRFRRRGDLHKASVTVVTALTLLPVLSCAAFGFVNNIFLYLSVLGVFAAGIMVSSRAPFRATQAAILLYLILLLGADLIGQPRPTWFEVIGQLLFQIALLLGAATLSWAAAYVVRGTISWAIDTAQKSERREQLLRETQASLERALLERDLLNEQLYRTTLALEEARAAAEAAYRSKSNFMATMSHELRTPLNIIIGFSTAILEHPEMYGDVKLDEQILQDIAEIRRSGQHLLGLINDILDLAKVEAGKLELNKTNLQLLPLLEETIRTAQALINDRPIQLRREYCEPLPTVFADEVRVRQVLLNLVSNACKFTHSGEIAVGARADSNEVILWVRDTGIGIAPADQERVFQQFEQIEHADTRQHAGTGLGLSICRWLVELHGGRMWLESELGKGSIFFFSLPRTRAGGDLPL comes from the coding sequence ATGGTTGCGCGCTCGATCCACCCTTCCCGCACACCAGTGGCAACCCCCGATGAGGGGTTGGTCGCCGATATCCTTCCTCCAATGTTGGTCTTGTTGGCTACATTGGCAGGTGCTGCAATTGGTCTCTTGCTCCTTAACCGGTGGGATGGTAATTTCTGGCCTTACGCGATCATTCTATTGCTGATGAGCTTTCTGGTGGTGAGTGATCGTTTTCGACGACGGGGCGATTTGCATAAGGCCAGTGTGACTGTTGTAACAGCCTTGACCCTCTTACCGGTATTGAGCTGTGCTGCTTTTGGTTTTGTTAACAACATCTTCCTATATCTTTCAGTCCTCGGTGTCTTTGCCGCCGGCATTATGGTGTCTTCGCGGGCGCCGTTTCGGGCTACGCAGGCAGCAATTCTGCTCTACTTGATCCTACTTCTCGGCGCCGATCTGATCGGTCAGCCTCGACCAACTTGGTTTGAGGTTATCGGTCAGCTTCTCTTTCAGATTGCACTTTTGTTGGGAGCAGCGACTCTCAGTTGGGCGGCGGCCTATGTAGTGCGGGGTACGATAAGCTGGGCAATCGATACAGCGCAAAAATCGGAACGGCGTGAGCAGTTATTGCGTGAAACCCAGGCGAGTCTTGAGCGAGCGTTGTTAGAGCGTGATCTTCTTAATGAACAACTCTACCGCACAACCCTGGCGCTTGAAGAGGCACGGGCAGCAGCGGAAGCAGCCTATCGCTCGAAGTCGAACTTTATGGCAACGATGTCGCACGAGTTGCGTACTCCGCTCAATATTATTATCGGTTTTAGTACGGCTATTCTGGAACATCCTGAAATGTACGGCGATGTCAAGCTCGACGAACAGATCTTGCAAGATATTGCCGAGATTCGGCGTAGTGGCCAGCACCTGCTCGGCTTAATCAACGATATTCTCGATCTGGCGAAAGTTGAAGCCGGTAAGCTTGAACTTAATAAGACAAATCTACAATTACTGCCCTTGCTTGAAGAGACCATACGTACTGCACAGGCATTGATCAACGACCGCCCCATTCAACTGCGCCGTGAATACTGCGAACCCTTACCGACGGTGTTTGCTGATGAAGTGCGGGTGCGGCAAGTCCTGCTCAATCTAGTCTCGAATGCCTGTAAGTTTACCCATTCGGGTGAAATTGCGGTTGGTGCCCGCGCCGATAGTAATGAGGTGATCTTATGGGTGCGTGATACCGGAATTGGGATTGCACCCGCAGATCAGGAACGTGTTTTCCAACAGTTTGAGCAGATCGAACACGCGGATACCCGTCAGCACGCCGGTACCGGGCTTGGTCTCTCGATCTGTCGCTGGCTGGTTGAATTGCATGGCGGACGGATGTGGCTAGAGAGTGAATTGGGGAAGGGCAGTATCTTTTTCTTCTCGTTACCGCGCACACGGGCAGGTGGGGATTTGCCTCTGTAA